Proteins found in one Litoribrevibacter albus genomic segment:
- a CDS encoding penicillin-insensitive murein endopeptidase: MKNLLPFLLLFPLLASANTSTCYGTTSSGRLENGIQLPAEGNNFVGYSSIAKLVGRTYVHSSVRDIIVASYKDLETEQPNKVFKYAETGFEEGGPFKPHKTHQNGLSVDFMTPVINKDGESVHLPTNPLNKFGYSIEFDANDQFEGMRIDYEAIAAHIVALHKQARKRGYDLWRVIFDPKLQPNLFKTQYSNYLTTHIQFSKKPSWVRHDEHYHVDFKIPCK, translated from the coding sequence ATGAAAAACCTGCTTCCATTTCTACTCTTGTTCCCCTTGCTAGCCTCTGCCAACACCAGTACCTGCTATGGAACAACTTCTTCAGGTCGCCTGGAAAACGGCATTCAATTACCTGCTGAGGGTAATAACTTCGTCGGATACAGTTCCATTGCCAAGTTAGTCGGAAGAACCTATGTGCATTCTAGCGTCAGAGACATCATCGTTGCGTCGTACAAAGATCTAGAGACGGAGCAACCCAATAAAGTATTCAAATATGCAGAAACCGGATTTGAAGAAGGCGGTCCCTTCAAGCCTCATAAAACCCATCAAAACGGCTTATCAGTAGACTTTATGACACCTGTAATTAACAAAGATGGTGAGTCTGTTCATCTTCCAACGAATCCTTTAAATAAGTTTGGCTATAGCATCGAGTTTGATGCCAATGACCAATTCGAAGGAATGCGTATCGATTACGAAGCCATTGCTGCACATATCGTCGCACTCCACAAACAAGCAAGAAAACGTGGGTATGACTTATGGCGTGTGATATTTGACCCAAAGCTTCAACCCAACCTGTTTAAAACCCAATACTCAAATTACTTAACAACGCACATTCAGTTTTCGAAAAAACCTTCCTGGGTACGACATGATGAACACTATCATGTGGATTTTAAAATACCTTGTAAGTGA
- a CDS encoding addiction module protein codes for MATEALDELHSQALTLSESDRAQLAHDLLKSLDIPADKDVSGEWDVEIERRIEQIDSDSASFLDRDTFRRQMEAKIKGK; via the coding sequence ATGGCTACAGAAGCCCTAGATGAATTGCATTCACAAGCTCTGACTCTGAGTGAGTCTGATCGTGCTCAATTAGCTCATGATCTACTTAAAAGTCTAGATATTCCGGCTGATAAAGATGTATCTGGCGAGTGGGATGTTGAGATTGAACGACGGATTGAACAAATAGACTCTGATTCGGCATCGTTTTTGGATAGAGATACGTTCCGTAGACAAATGGAAGCAAAAATTAAGGGAAAATAA
- a CDS encoding pseudouridine synthase, whose product MSQYPVRINKFISATGYCPRKEADRLIKAKQVTHNGEDCRLGTLVEAGDVVIVQDQVLDHKDYTDRQHVYLAYHKPVGVTCTAAPTVKNNIVEAITHEQRIFPIGRLDKASEGLLLMTSDGDIVNKILRAENAHDKEYLVDVDKPITEDFLKQMASGVEILDTITKPCEVSLVAPQQFRIILHQGLNRQIRRMSSALGYKVQRLQRLRIMNIELADLPAGEWRALSEEELAELKATTQNSINCNKFVS is encoded by the coding sequence GTGTCGCAGTATCCTGTTCGTATCAACAAGTTCATCAGTGCAACCGGATATTGCCCGCGTAAAGAAGCCGATCGACTGATTAAAGCAAAACAGGTCACGCACAACGGTGAAGATTGTCGATTGGGAACTTTGGTAGAAGCAGGGGATGTGGTCATTGTTCAAGATCAAGTCTTGGATCACAAAGACTACACAGATCGTCAACACGTGTATCTGGCCTATCACAAGCCAGTCGGCGTCACCTGCACTGCGGCTCCGACAGTGAAGAACAACATCGTCGAAGCCATCACTCATGAACAACGCATCTTTCCCATTGGCCGTCTGGATAAAGCCTCGGAAGGCTTACTCTTGATGACCAGTGATGGCGACATCGTGAATAAAATTCTTCGGGCAGAGAATGCTCATGACAAAGAATATCTGGTGGATGTGGACAAACCCATTACCGAAGACTTCCTTAAGCAGATGGCTTCCGGTGTTGAGATTTTGGATACCATCACCAAACCCTGCGAAGTTAGCCTAGTAGCCCCTCAACAGTTTCGGATTATTCTTCATCAAGGATTGAATCGCCAGATTCGGCGAATGAGTTCTGCGTTAGGGTATAAAGTACAACGCCTTCAACGTTTGCGAATCATGAACATTGAACTGGCGGACTTGCCCGCCGGAGAGTGGCGAGCGCTTTCAGAGGAAGAACTCGCCGAACTGAAAGCAACCACCCAGAACTCGATTAACTGCAATAAGTTTGTGTCATAA
- a CDS encoding DUF3574 domain-containing protein encodes MKSPLRNLLLALLILGASTTSYADDIVRLRMFFGLSLPSGGAVSLADWQSFQDNEIVNTFDGFNVVDSVGYYKGKPERSKIVTVIVESKDVPKAKELAALYSKKFHQESVMIVKVPVLEWSFIGPDYEG; translated from the coding sequence ATGAAAAGCCCTCTCCGCAACCTACTACTAGCTCTACTGATTCTGGGCGCCAGCACCACCAGCTACGCAGATGACATCGTCCGATTAAGGATGTTTTTTGGCCTTTCCCTGCCCTCTGGTGGCGCCGTGTCACTGGCCGATTGGCAGTCGTTTCAGGACAACGAAATCGTTAACACCTTTGACGGCTTTAACGTCGTGGATTCAGTGGGTTATTACAAAGGAAAACCGGAGCGATCAAAAATCGTCACCGTCATTGTTGAATCCAAAGATGTTCCCAAAGCAAAAGAATTGGCTGCTCTGTACTCTAAGAAATTTCATCAAGAATCCGTGATGATCGTTAAAGTACCCGTCTTGGAATGGAGTTTTATCGGGCCGGATTATGAAGGTTAG
- a CDS encoding low molecular weight protein tyrosine phosphatase family protein, with product MTKILFLCSKNKLRSPTAEAIFCNVEGWEVTSAGISNDAEVPVSLEDIEWADYIFVMENAHKKKLANKFGRALNKQVVISLGIPDDYDYMDEELIRILKSKVPDLVR from the coding sequence ATGACGAAAATCTTATTTCTCTGCAGTAAAAACAAACTCCGTAGCCCGACAGCCGAAGCTATTTTCTGCAATGTAGAAGGTTGGGAGGTAACGTCTGCGGGCATAAGTAATGACGCAGAAGTCCCGGTAAGCCTGGAAGATATCGAATGGGCGGATTACATCTTTGTGATGGAAAACGCCCACAAAAAGAAGTTAGCCAACAAGTTCGGTCGTGCTCTCAATAAGCAAGTGGTGATTTCCTTGGGGATTCCTGATGACTATGACTACATGGATGAAGAGCTGATCAGGATTCTCAAGAGTAAAGTACCGGACTTGGTGCGTTAG
- a CDS encoding type 1 glutamine amidotransferase domain-containing protein yields the protein MKNIMTSALLFVALLITNIAHAEKILIVLTSHTELGNTGKKTGFWLPELTHPYYEFTEAGYTVDVASIEGGMAPVDSKAFKEEDEYHEVFLNDAKLMAKVIRSIPLAEVNPNDYRAIMFAGGSGPMWDFPNNPDISRISAAIYDNQGIVSAVCHGNAALVNLTLSNGELLVKGKRVSAFTNEEEALLGTTEIVPFMLQDKLVERGAIHVPGKAWEENVVVDGRLVTGQNPASAKEAAQRIIGMLKN from the coding sequence ATGAAGAACATCATGACCAGTGCATTGCTGTTTGTAGCCTTGCTGATCACAAACATAGCTCATGCTGAAAAAATACTCATCGTGCTAACCAGTCATACCGAACTGGGGAACACAGGCAAGAAAACAGGGTTCTGGTTGCCTGAACTGACCCACCCTTATTACGAGTTTACTGAAGCCGGTTACACAGTGGATGTCGCCAGTATCGAAGGCGGAATGGCACCCGTCGACAGCAAAGCCTTTAAGGAAGAAGACGAATACCACGAGGTGTTTTTAAACGATGCGAAGCTGATGGCGAAAGTTATTCGTAGCATCCCCTTGGCGGAGGTTAACCCAAATGACTACCGCGCCATCATGTTCGCCGGCGGTTCAGGGCCGATGTGGGATTTCCCGAACAATCCAGACATCAGCCGTATTTCCGCAGCCATCTACGATAACCAAGGCATCGTGTCTGCGGTATGTCATGGTAACGCAGCGCTGGTCAACCTGACGTTATCTAATGGGGAATTGTTAGTGAAAGGCAAACGCGTCTCTGCATTCACGAATGAAGAAGAAGCGTTGCTGGGCACAACTGAGATCGTTCCTTTTATGTTACAAGATAAGCTGGTTGAGCGCGGGGCGATTCACGTACCCGGCAAAGCTTGGGAAGAAAACGTAGTGGTAGATGGCCGCTTAGTAACCGGTCAAAACCCGGCGTCGGCCAAAGAAGCGGCACAGCGCATTATTGGGATGTTGAAGAATTGA
- a CDS encoding AraC family transcriptional regulator yields MNKSSRFPGWGSSQVAILLEFAKSNGISSTKVLENSGVSIESLDSIDPTLDQELIIITNLISAIPLHPFKIGLHVGLTSNVNSYGLMGQVLVACKTPKAIMNVVSSYFQGDYHFLKIRPKIHRSHIETTFEVPAHLPEKAARFLLGRDMGAAITFQENVLLGGSPDTLEVGFIGEELPGMREVAERHTCPVLFDQETNYLKTQISVMKCIMPLGNHLLEKVLAKRIEKHVSALQRDKGFEDKVVSFLEQSGYGEFTKKQLANTMHISPRTLSRYLNKEGTNWRKLSTKLRMDKAKYYLSNTTKSIEQIAFDVGFSSASAFSNAFSREIGQSPLEYRLTESWDSSMA; encoded by the coding sequence ATGAATAAAAGTAGTCGCTTCCCTGGCTGGGGCAGTAGCCAGGTTGCCATCTTGTTGGAATTCGCTAAGTCCAATGGTATATCCTCAACCAAAGTGCTTGAGAATTCAGGCGTGTCGATTGAAAGCTTAGACTCTATTGATCCGACGCTAGATCAAGAGCTAATCATCATTACCAACTTGATATCAGCTATCCCGTTGCATCCATTCAAAATAGGCCTGCATGTTGGCCTAACTAGCAACGTGAACTCCTATGGTTTAATGGGACAGGTATTAGTTGCGTGTAAGACACCTAAGGCCATCATGAATGTGGTTAGCTCCTATTTTCAAGGCGACTACCATTTTCTTAAAATTCGGCCAAAAATCCATAGATCACACATTGAAACAACCTTTGAAGTACCTGCCCACTTACCTGAGAAAGCGGCTCGCTTTCTACTAGGAAGAGATATGGGAGCAGCAATCACTTTCCAGGAAAATGTCTTACTGGGAGGATCTCCCGACACTCTTGAAGTGGGGTTTATTGGTGAAGAGCTGCCAGGAATGAGAGAAGTCGCTGAAAGACATACATGTCCGGTTCTCTTTGATCAAGAAACGAACTACTTAAAAACTCAAATAAGCGTGATGAAGTGCATCATGCCTTTAGGAAATCACTTACTTGAAAAAGTGTTAGCCAAACGTATTGAAAAACACGTGTCAGCACTTCAACGTGATAAAGGCTTTGAAGATAAAGTTGTGAGTTTTCTTGAACAATCAGGATATGGAGAGTTCACTAAAAAGCAACTTGCCAATACCATGCATATTTCCCCACGAACGCTTTCACGCTACCTAAACAAAGAAGGGACCAACTGGAGAAAACTCTCAACCAAGCTAAGAATGGATAAAGCCAAATACTATCTTTCGAATACAACAAAAAGCATTGAGCAAATTGCCTTTGACGTTGGATTTTCCAGTGCCAGTGCTTTTTCTAATGCATTCTCAAGGGAGATTGGTCAAAGCCCTCTAGAATACCGATTAACTGAATCATGGGATAGCTCAATGGCGTAA
- a CDS encoding substrate-binding periplasmic protein: protein MKYLITILMLSLFSLSTQGSEEKRITVATLEFSPYVSAKLPNNGWAWEIVEEAFSRQGYQAKLRIMPWARAVEMTKDGQVDALYLANKNPERETWAVFSEPVGEELSVAFKHVEKDIRIHSLSDLTFYSVIGLRGSHVVDKIRKAGVEISGVANIQQGIQMLFYQRADLFVADHYVTNYMLDHEFPQSYKSTIEFLDTPLDVNQLHLAISRKIPNHLNLVKLFNAGLEEITADGTYQRILEKHGFE, encoded by the coding sequence ATGAAGTACCTGATTACGATACTAATGCTGAGCCTATTCAGTCTCAGCACTCAAGGATCAGAAGAAAAAAGGATCACAGTAGCCACTCTAGAGTTTTCCCCTTACGTCAGTGCCAAACTCCCTAATAATGGGTGGGCTTGGGAAATCGTCGAAGAGGCATTTTCGCGCCAGGGGTATCAAGCGAAGTTAAGAATTATGCCCTGGGCTCGGGCAGTAGAAATGACCAAAGACGGCCAGGTTGATGCGTTGTATCTGGCTAATAAAAACCCTGAACGCGAAACCTGGGCTGTGTTTAGTGAACCCGTCGGTGAAGAGCTATCTGTTGCCTTCAAACATGTTGAAAAAGATATAAGAATCCATTCGTTATCGGATCTGACCTTTTACAGTGTGATTGGCTTACGCGGCTCCCATGTGGTGGATAAGATTCGCAAAGCCGGTGTTGAAATCTCCGGGGTCGCCAACATACAACAGGGTATACAAATGCTGTTCTACCAACGAGCGGATCTCTTTGTAGCCGACCATTACGTGACCAACTACATGCTGGATCATGAATTTCCCCAGTCGTATAAATCTACGATTGAGTTTTTAGATACGCCGCTGGATGTAAATCAACTGCATCTGGCTATTTCCAGGAAAATCCCCAATCACCTGAATCTGGTCAAACTGTTTAATGCCGGGCTTGAAGAAATCACTGCCGATGGCACCTATCAACGAATTCTCGAAAAACATGGCTTTGAGTAA
- a CDS encoding LysR substrate-binding domain-containing protein, giving the protein MAKRLPSLNVLNAFEAAARHLSFKKAAEELCISPPAMSHQIKVLEAHLGVALFKRLNRALELTAEGNQYFQDVQNAMLQLHRATDRLMTKHQPSVFRISCIPFITNSMLIPNIQSFKDEHPELPIDIQSQVRRANFKEEHIDVAIRHTKGDEPELHYEALSPVLISPVCTYDYWERHRNDQTKVLDQHRIIRLSVDPNSWQLWQQEWGFKGLPNEELSLDNYQAVLDSVVQGLGLAMGYIPALKELLRTKKLMLPFPDQVTEFGKLYLVYLKSEANDPRIQSFQTWIKRVISSNSDK; this is encoded by the coding sequence ATGGCAAAGCGTCTTCCTTCTCTCAATGTACTCAATGCGTTTGAAGCGGCGGCTCGTCACCTAAGCTTCAAAAAAGCCGCCGAAGAATTGTGTATCTCGCCGCCAGCGATGAGTCATCAAATCAAAGTGTTAGAAGCGCATTTGGGGGTGGCGTTGTTCAAACGTTTAAATAGGGCACTGGAGCTAACGGCTGAAGGCAATCAGTATTTCCAGGACGTACAAAATGCCATGCTACAGCTTCATCGAGCCACCGATCGGTTAATGACAAAACATCAACCTTCAGTGTTTAGGATTAGCTGTATTCCTTTCATTACTAATTCTATGTTGATACCCAATATTCAGTCGTTTAAAGATGAACACCCAGAGCTACCCATAGACATTCAATCTCAAGTACGTCGTGCAAACTTCAAAGAAGAGCACATCGACGTAGCGATTCGTCACACCAAAGGTGATGAACCTGAGTTGCACTACGAAGCTTTATCTCCTGTCTTAATCAGCCCTGTATGTACTTATGACTATTGGGAACGTCATCGAAACGATCAAACCAAAGTGCTTGATCAGCATCGTATTATTCGTCTTTCAGTCGACCCGAATTCCTGGCAATTATGGCAACAAGAGTGGGGCTTTAAAGGGTTACCTAATGAAGAGCTAAGCCTGGATAATTATCAGGCGGTTCTGGATTCTGTGGTTCAGGGGTTGGGCTTGGCAATGGGCTATATTCCAGCTTTAAAAGAATTACTTCGTACGAAAAAATTAATGCTTCCTTTTCCTGATCAAGTCACCGAATTTGGTAAGTTGTACTTGGTTTACCTAAAGTCAGAAGCAAATGACCCCAGGATTCAATCGTTTCAAACATGGATAAAACGCGTTATTAGTTCTAATTCAGATAAATAA
- a CDS encoding winged helix-turn-helix transcriptional regulator: MKHSDYDCNLGCPVEATLNTIGGKWKGVILYHLLAKTHRFNELRRLMPDVTQRMLTKQLRELEADNLIIRTVYPEIPPKVEYSMSAYGETLVPVIHALREWGIRHLEGLESKEREGA, encoded by the coding sequence ATGAAACATTCTGACTATGACTGCAACTTAGGTTGCCCTGTGGAAGCAACGCTCAATACGATCGGTGGGAAGTGGAAAGGGGTGATTCTTTATCACTTATTGGCTAAAACACATCGCTTTAATGAACTGCGCCGATTAATGCCGGACGTCACCCAAAGGATGTTGACCAAACAGCTGCGCGAGCTGGAAGCGGACAACCTAATTATCCGAACTGTGTACCCTGAAATTCCGCCCAAAGTGGAATATTCCATGTCTGCTTATGGCGAAACCTTGGTGCCGGTGATTCATGCGTTGAGAGAGTGGGGCATTCGGCATTTGGAAGGACTTGAAAGCAAAGAGCGTGAGGGGGCGTAA
- the dctP gene encoding TRAP transporter substrate-binding protein DctP, whose product MTRSVQTVLLLGAVLFGYFIGDYQKESRTPKTFTWKIQSQAPEQNPDYQTLVEFTEKVKVMSQGRLIITPYSEAMITKGAELFSGVKEGITEMALGWPNWWLNQNIGWAAIQSGPYDFMNIDASMLYFYEGEGTKLANELSMSQGIIWRPAWWAGMELGILSRTKIEGLKDLKDKKIRIGPGIPADTLIEASGAFATPVTPEEIIPLANSGLLDGVEWTVPGATLSMGFAKSYPYLIAPAVWQPSVLADFLINKEAYNALPPDLQAILESAMKDYTLTTTLKSKNIDISAYRNFIEDGHDVATWSKEDLEVWKLTSDKVYKRYRDESDAFNTIYESKMRYKSNYDEYYKTFGAYD is encoded by the coding sequence ATGACACGATCTGTGCAAACCGTGCTATTACTTGGTGCCGTGCTCTTTGGGTATTTCATTGGTGACTATCAAAAAGAATCCCGAACACCTAAGACGTTTACATGGAAGATTCAATCTCAAGCGCCGGAACAAAACCCTGATTATCAGACGTTGGTTGAATTCACGGAAAAAGTGAAAGTCATGAGCCAGGGTCGTTTAATTATTACCCCGTATTCGGAAGCCATGATCACTAAAGGGGCTGAACTTTTCTCAGGCGTAAAAGAAGGCATTACGGAAATGGCATTGGGTTGGCCAAACTGGTGGCTTAATCAAAATATAGGTTGGGCGGCTATTCAATCTGGTCCTTACGATTTCATGAATATTGATGCGTCGATGCTGTACTTTTATGAAGGTGAAGGAACAAAGTTAGCGAACGAACTATCGATGTCTCAAGGTATAATTTGGCGGCCGGCCTGGTGGGCTGGCATGGAATTAGGCATTCTTTCCCGAACTAAAATTGAAGGACTCAAAGACCTTAAAGATAAAAAGATCCGTATTGGTCCAGGCATTCCTGCGGATACTCTGATTGAAGCGTCAGGGGCATTTGCAACGCCTGTTACACCAGAAGAAATTATTCCTCTGGCAAACAGTGGATTGTTGGACGGTGTCGAATGGACAGTCCCCGGCGCCACCCTAAGCATGGGGTTTGCCAAATCCTACCCTTACTTGATCGCCCCAGCCGTCTGGCAACCGTCCGTGTTGGCTGATTTTCTGATCAACAAAGAAGCCTATAATGCGCTTCCCCCGGATCTACAAGCGATACTGGAATCCGCCATGAAGGATTACACCTTAACCACCACCTTGAAGAGTAAGAATATAGATATTTCTGCCTATCGAAATTTTATTGAAGACGGGCATGACGTGGCGACCTGGAGCAAGGAGGATCTTGAAGTATGGAAGTTAACGTCGGATAAAGTGTACAAACGTTACCGTGATGAGAGTGACGCGTTCAATACGATTTATGAAAGCAAAATGCGTTATAAATCGAATTACGACGAGTACTACAAAACCTTTGGGGCTTATGATTAA
- a CDS encoding alpha/beta hydrolase family protein, with product MESINIQTHDGLTIKGNLYFPADSSTEEALAGIIINSATAVSQGYYQAFAEHLAEHGYLVITYDYRGIGASTVAKQDSEKLSMRAWGEQDFSAVIDYAVNRYPDLSWHCIGHSVGGQLVGLAANNSKLTSVYCVAAQNGYWKHWGLPQTPKILLMWYGLIPMFSKTVGYVPGFMLGGTPLPGNIALEWARWCKNPNFISDEQGQPLRKFFHQFDKKMRFLVIKDDLDFAPLKAVKALKHFYRQADHELEVIDPKDFGIKEIGHFGFFKRQHKDKLWPNAIEWFGQFS from the coding sequence ATGGAAAGCATCAACATACAAACGCATGATGGCTTGACCATCAAAGGCAACCTCTATTTCCCTGCTGATTCTTCAACGGAAGAGGCTCTGGCGGGCATTATCATCAACTCGGCCACGGCGGTGAGCCAAGGGTATTATCAAGCCTTCGCCGAGCATTTGGCTGAACATGGTTATCTTGTGATTACTTACGATTACCGAGGCATCGGTGCCTCAACAGTTGCTAAGCAAGACAGCGAAAAGCTGAGTATGCGAGCCTGGGGCGAACAAGACTTTTCGGCAGTCATTGATTACGCAGTGAATCGTTATCCAGACCTGAGTTGGCATTGCATTGGTCACAGTGTCGGCGGTCAGCTCGTGGGGTTGGCCGCCAACAACTCAAAACTGACCAGCGTATATTGTGTTGCAGCGCAAAACGGATATTGGAAACACTGGGGGTTACCACAGACACCAAAAATCCTGCTGATGTGGTACGGCCTTATTCCAATGTTTAGTAAAACTGTGGGGTATGTGCCGGGCTTTATGTTGGGAGGAACCCCACTGCCAGGAAACATTGCCTTAGAATGGGCTCGCTGGTGCAAGAACCCTAACTTCATAAGTGATGAGCAAGGTCAGCCCCTCCGGAAGTTCTTTCATCAGTTTGATAAAAAAATGCGTTTCTTGGTGATCAAAGACGATCTGGATTTTGCTCCGTTAAAGGCGGTTAAGGCGCTTAAACATTTTTACAGACAGGCAGACCATGAACTGGAAGTGATTGATCCGAAGGATTTCGGTATCAAGGAAATCGGGCACTTCGGATTCTTCAAACGACAGCATAAGGACAAACTTTGGCCCAATGCGATTGAGTGGTTTGGGCAGTTCTCTTAA
- a CDS encoding TRL domain-containing protein: MKRLVLIFCVVFFSGCASVTKDLARTLRYADGSQVGVKNIEFKQLQTRKKGEACTWNLFFFLPVIGDGSIITAADQGNINNVELVGETGLWYFPFNKDCTIVYGH, encoded by the coding sequence ATGAAAAGGTTGGTTTTGATATTTTGTGTTGTTTTTTTCTCGGGTTGCGCAAGTGTAACGAAAGACTTGGCTAGAACGTTAAGATACGCCGACGGTTCTCAAGTGGGAGTGAAAAACATTGAATTTAAACAACTTCAAACACGTAAAAAAGGAGAGGCTTGCACTTGGAATCTCTTTTTCTTCCTACCAGTTATAGGTGATGGTTCAATTATTACGGCAGCCGACCAAGGAAACATTAATAACGTAGAATTGGTTGGTGAAACTGGCCTGTGGTACTTCCCTTTTAACAAGGACTGCACCATCGTCTATGGACATTAA
- a CDS encoding NAD(P)H-dependent oxidoreductase: MKTVVIFAHSDVKNASIANRLIIDRLNTVDGVEIRDLYQLYPDFKIDIEAEQHAMSDADVILFQYPFHWYSIPGLLKEWMDRVFLRGFAYGPGRKLEGKDFLISTTIGGPKDSYQEGGHNLFTVQDFLKPMVQTANFTGMKYNEPVVSHGMVFIPNGDNSREDIEQRAIDHADRLIQRLDDFAKKYESQNIPEATELA; the protein is encoded by the coding sequence ATGAAAACTGTTGTTATCTTTGCGCACTCCGATGTCAAAAACGCTTCTATTGCGAACCGTCTGATTATTGATCGATTAAACACCGTTGATGGTGTGGAAATCAGAGACCTCTATCAACTGTATCCAGATTTCAAGATCGATATCGAAGCCGAGCAGCATGCAATGAGTGATGCCGATGTCATCCTGTTTCAATATCCTTTCCATTGGTACAGTATCCCTGGCCTTCTCAAAGAATGGATGGATCGAGTGTTCTTGCGCGGATTCGCATACGGCCCCGGAAGAAAACTGGAAGGTAAAGACTTCCTGATCTCGACGACCATAGGTGGGCCGAAAGACAGCTATCAGGAAGGCGGACACAACTTATTCACTGTCCAAGACTTCTTAAAACCTATGGTTCAAACTGCTAACTTTACCGGTATGAAATATAACGAGCCCGTCGTCTCTCACGGCATGGTGTTTATTCCGAATGGAGACAACTCACGAGAAGACATCGAACAAAGAGCCATTGATCATGCCGATCGGTTGATCCAACGGTTAGATGATTTCGCTAAAAAATATGAATCACAGAACATTCCAGAAGCAACCGAATTGGCGTAG